From the Leptolyngbya sp. O-77 genome, one window contains:
- the argC gene encoding N-acetyl-gamma-glutamyl-phosphate reductase translates to MGDLERIPVGIVGASGYGGIQLVRLLLEHPKLELAYLGGESTAGKPFAELYPHLGHRVNLSVESVDVEAIGDRCQVVFLSLPNGLAYKMAPRLLEKGCKVLDLSADYRFSDLQTYKTWYGGDRDDFAVATRAVYGLPELYRDRIAEAQLIGCPGCYPTASLLGLAPLLKQGLIIPETAIIDAKSGTSGGGRQPPKVDMLLAEADSSFRAYNVGGRHRHTPEIEQVCSDLAGHEVLVQFTPHLVPMVRGILATIYATMRDPGLVRDDLHTIYSAFYRNAPWVRVLPSGTYPQTKWACGTNLCYIGIELDSRTGRVIVMSAIDNLLKGQAGQALQCLNLMMGWEETLGLPQLTFYP, encoded by the coding sequence ATGGGTGATTTAGAACGTATTCCCGTCGGCATTGTGGGCGCGTCGGGCTATGGCGGCATTCAACTAGTCCGGCTATTGCTAGAGCATCCCAAGCTGGAGTTGGCGTATCTGGGTGGTGAAAGCACGGCGGGTAAGCCGTTTGCAGAACTCTATCCCCATCTGGGGCACCGGGTGAATCTATCGGTGGAGTCGGTGGATGTAGAGGCGATTGGCGATCGCTGCCAGGTTGTCTTTCTCTCTTTACCAAATGGTCTCGCCTACAAGATGGCTCCGCGCCTGCTGGAAAAGGGCTGCAAGGTGCTGGACTTGTCCGCCGACTACCGGTTCAGCGATTTGCAGACCTATAAGACCTGGTATGGGGGCGATCGCGACGATTTTGCGGTTGCGACCAGGGCGGTGTACGGGCTACCGGAGCTATACCGCGATCGCATCGCTGAAGCCCAACTGATCGGCTGTCCTGGCTGCTATCCCACCGCTAGCCTGCTGGGTCTTGCGCCGCTGCTCAAGCAAGGGCTGATCATTCCCGAAACTGCCATCATCGACGCAAAATCGGGCACCTCCGGTGGCGGTCGCCAGCCCCCTAAGGTGGACATGCTGCTGGCCGAAGCTGACAGTTCCTTCCGCGCCTACAACGTCGGCGGTCGCCATCGCCACACGCCCGAAATCGAGCAGGTCTGTAGTGACCTGGCTGGGCATGAGGTACTGGTGCAGTTTACGCCGCATCTAGTGCCGATGGTGCGCGGTATTTTGGCAACAATTTACGCCACCATGCGCGATCCGGGGCTGGTGCGCGATGATTTGCACACCATCTATTCTGCGTTCTACCGCAATGCGCCGTGGGTGCGCGTGTTGCCCAGCGGCACCTATCCCCAAACCAAGTGGGCCTGCGGCACGAACCTGTGCTACATCGGCATCGAGCTAGATTCGCGCACAGGCCGCGTGATCGTCATGTCTGCCATCGACAACTTGCTGAAAGGGCAGGCGGGTCAGGCGCTCCAGTGCCTCAACCTGATGATGGGCTGGGAAGAAACGTTGGGGCTGCCGCAGTTGACGTTTTATCCATAG
- a CDS encoding transposase, with amino-acid sequence MDSTIVTLTSKLFWLQGYHQVKLLNGINLEQGYSSECLIHFGQGHDAKFADSISTMIPENGIGIMDRGFASWEFLDQMSLTQTKFVVRIKNNMKTELDHDRYRVVWFCDLESRSEFRLATNVNEMSDEEISDTYRHRWQIEVLWKFLKMHLKLDRLITKNVNGVSIQIYMLLITYLILLLIEIPAFYGSELLDKFRYLQLELSRRCSMVHWSYDLLPETLV; translated from the coding sequence ATTGATTCAACCATCGTTACACTTACCAGCAAGCTATTTTGGCTGCAAGGATATCACCAAGTTAAATTACTGAATGGAATCAACTTAGAGCAAGGATATTCGAGTGAATGCTTGATTCATTTTGGGCAAGGACATGATGCAAAGTTTGCCGATTCGATTAGCACGATGATTCCCGAAAACGGCATCGGCATCATGGATAGAGGCTTCGCAAGCTGGGAATTTCTCGACCAAATGAGTCTCACTCAAACAAAGTTTGTGGTGCGAATCAAGAACAATATGAAGACTGAACTTGACCACGACCGTTACCGCGTGGTTTGGTTCTGTGATTTGGAGAGTCGGAGCGAGTTTCGTCTGGCAACTAATGTCAATGAGATGAGCGACGAAGAAATCAGTGATACCTATCGGCATCGTTGGCAAATTGAGGTGTTATGGAAGTTTCTCAAGATGCACTTAAAGCTCGATCGTCTCATCACCAAGAATGTGAATGGGGTGAGTATTCAGATTTATATGTTGCTCATCACGTATTTAATCTTATTGTTAATCGAAATTCCAGCATTCTATGGCAGTGAATTGCTCGACAAGTTTCGGTATTTACAACTGGAACTGAGCCGTCGCTGCTCAATGGTTCATTGGAGCTACGATCTGCTGCCCGAAACACTCGTATGA
- a CDS encoding helicase-related protein → MPCPDHADRIALHHGSIDVQEREAIEAAVKTGAIKWVVCTSSLDLGVDFQPVERVVQIGSAKNLARLLQRAGRSAHVPAGTSEIFFLPTNSLELLEISAFRNGLAQGDIEVRPPRFISPTTC, encoded by the coding sequence TTGCCCTGCCCCGACCACGCAGACCGCATTGCACTCCACCACGGCTCCATCGACGTGCAAGAGCGAGAGGCGATTGAAGCAGCCGTGAAAACTGGAGCCATCAAGTGGGTGGTTTGCACCTCATCGCTGGATTTGGGTGTAGACTTTCAGCCCGTGGAGCGCGTCGTGCAAATTGGCAGCGCCAAAAACCTGGCCCGATTATTGCAAAGAGCTGGGCGATCGGCCCACGTCCCCGCAGGCACGTCCGAGATTTTCTTCCTGCCGACCAACTCGCTGGAGCTATTGGAAATTTCTGCCTTTCGCAATGGGCTGGCCCAGGGCGATATCGAAGTACGCCCGCCCCGCTTCATAAGCCCTACGACGTGCTAA
- the ribBA gene encoding bifunctional 3,4-dihydroxy-2-butanone-4-phosphate synthase/GTP cyclohydrolase II → MEPLTPATTPAQPTPAFQFDSIESALDDLKAGRMIVVVDDENRENEGDLVCAAQFATPDMINFMAVEARGLICLAMTGERLDQLDLPLMVSSYTDESEQTAFTVSIDGATHLGVTTGISAEDRARTIQIALNPLTKPSDLRRPGHIFPLRAKEGGVLKRAGHTEAGVDLARLAGLYPAGVICEIQNPDGSMARLPELVEYAQRHGLKLISIADLISYRLQHERFVHREAVADLPTQFGHFKIYAYRNLLDNSEHVAIVKGDPETFKDRSVLVRVHSECLTGDALGSLRCDCRMQLQAALKMIENAGAGVVVYLRQEGRGIGLINKLKAYSLQDLGLDTVEANQRLGFPADQRNYGMGAQILNDIGVRQFCLITNNPRKIAGLKGYGLEMVSRVPLLIEATPFNADYLATKAEKLGHLLLQTYLLTLAIRWEDDPSVTERYDRLEKLRYLAKAHDLLVQEEARPVAIALFNQSSLIVHLGFGQSQTASPDWFQQPEHPAKRAIAQILDQVAAWPTVQQLEFLVSAGGDPMTNLQVQLDRQIFRLKRDDSANQVRPSEVCTSLATQRIYVFSTHPPTD, encoded by the coding sequence GTGGAACCGCTCACGCCCGCCACTACACCCGCTCAACCTACTCCTGCATTTCAATTCGACTCGATCGAGTCTGCCCTGGACGATCTCAAGGCGGGTCGAATGATCGTCGTGGTCGATGATGAAAACCGCGAAAACGAAGGCGATCTCGTCTGCGCGGCCCAGTTCGCCACGCCCGACATGATCAACTTTATGGCCGTGGAAGCGCGGGGGCTGATCTGTCTGGCCATGACCGGCGAACGGCTCGACCAACTTGACCTGCCGCTGATGGTCAGCAGCTACACCGATGAAAGCGAGCAGACCGCCTTCACCGTCAGCATTGACGGCGCAACCCACCTCGGCGTGACCACAGGCATCTCGGCCGAAGACCGCGCCCGCACGATTCAAATTGCCCTGAACCCGCTGACTAAACCCAGCGACCTGCGCCGACCCGGCCATATCTTTCCCCTGCGGGCAAAAGAAGGCGGCGTGCTAAAGCGGGCCGGCCACACCGAGGCAGGCGTAGACCTGGCGCGACTGGCAGGTCTATACCCAGCAGGCGTAATCTGCGAGATCCAAAATCCCGATGGCTCAATGGCGCGGCTGCCAGAGTTGGTGGAATATGCTCAGCGGCATGGGCTGAAGCTAATCAGCATTGCCGACCTGATCAGCTATCGGCTCCAGCATGAGCGGTTCGTGCATCGCGAGGCAGTGGCGGATCTGCCGACCCAGTTTGGGCACTTCAAAATCTATGCCTATCGAAATTTGCTGGATAACTCCGAGCATGTGGCTATTGTGAAGGGCGATCCGGAGACGTTTAAGGATCGCTCTGTGTTAGTGCGTGTGCATTCTGAGTGCCTTACAGGAGATGCCCTGGGGTCGCTGCGGTGCGACTGTCGGATGCAGCTTCAGGCGGCGCTGAAGATGATTGAAAATGCGGGCGCGGGTGTGGTGGTGTATCTGCGGCAGGAGGGGCGCGGCATTGGGCTGATTAACAAGCTAAAGGCTTACTCGCTGCAAGATTTGGGGTTGGACACGGTGGAGGCAAACCAGCGGTTGGGTTTCCCGGCTGACCAGCGAAACTATGGCATGGGCGCACAGATTCTCAACGACATTGGTGTGCGCCAGTTTTGCCTGATTACCAACAATCCGCGCAAGATTGCCGGACTCAAGGGGTATGGGCTGGAGATGGTGAGCCGGGTGCCGCTGCTAATCGAGGCGACTCCGTTCAATGCTGATTATCTGGCAACGAAAGCAGAAAAACTGGGACATCTGCTGCTGCAAACCTACCTGCTGACGCTGGCGATTCGCTGGGAAGACGACCCCTCGGTGACGGAGCGCTACGACCGACTGGAGAAGCTGCGTTATCTGGCCAAGGCCCACGATCTGCTGGTGCAGGAAGAGGCGCGGCCGGTGGCGATCGCCCTCTTTAACCAGTCGTCGCTGATCGTGCATCTAGGTTTTGGACAATCGCAGACCGCTAGCCCCGACTGGTTTCAGCAGCCAGAGCATCCCGCGAAACGGGCGATCGCCCAAATTCTTGACCAAGTTGCCGCCTGGCCAACCGTGCAGCAGCTAGAGTTTCTGGTGTCTGCGGGGGGCGACCCCATGACCAATTTACAGGTGCAACTGGATCGCCAAATCTTTCGACTGAAGCGGGACGACAGCGCTAATCAGGTGCGCCCCTCGGAAGTCTGCACTAGTCTGGCAACCCAGCGGATTTATGTGTTTTCCACGCACCCGCCGACGGACTAG
- a CDS encoding DEAD/DEAH box helicase encodes MPRFVPYEEAIAPRTTQLNTPSLAPVAAWFQHQGWEPLSFQQETWEAFLAGRSGLVQVPTGSGKTYAAVMGAIAAMLHDPKPGLQLLYLTPLRSLSRDIEQSIRRPIEDMGWDLRVESRTGDTSASRKARQLKNMPQILITTPESLALMLSYAGAETLFGSLRAAILDEWHELLSSKRGTQTELCLSALRQLRPSLQTWALSATLGNIQEAAQVAVGLDIEPVVIQTKPPAANDHSQHPAPTR; translated from the coding sequence ATGCCCCGTTTTGTGCCCTATGAAGAGGCGATCGCCCCCCGCACGACTCAACTTAACACTCCCAGTCTTGCGCCTGTTGCCGCGTGGTTTCAGCACCAAGGCTGGGAGCCATTGTCGTTTCAGCAGGAAACCTGGGAGGCGTTTTTGGCGGGGCGCAGTGGGCTGGTGCAGGTGCCCACTGGGTCTGGCAAAACCTACGCAGCGGTCATGGGGGCGATCGCCGCTATGCTGCACGACCCCAAGCCAGGGCTGCAACTGCTGTACCTGACCCCGCTGCGATCGCTCTCCCGCGACATCGAGCAATCTATCCGCCGCCCTATCGAAGACATGGGCTGGGATCTGCGGGTCGAGTCGCGCACGGGCGACACCAGCGCTAGCCGCAAAGCCCGCCAGCTCAAAAATATGCCGCAGATTCTGATTACCACACCAGAATCGCTTGCTCTAATGCTGTCCTATGCCGGGGCAGAGACGCTTTTTGGCAGCCTGCGGGCGGCGATTCTGGACGAGTGGCATGAGTTGCTTAGTTCCAAACGGGGCACCCAAACCGAACTCTGCCTTTCGGCACTGCGTCAATTGCGCCCGTCGCTGCAAACCTGGGCCCTGTCGGCCACGCTGGGCAATATTCAGGAAGCTGCCCAGGTCGCCGTGGGGCTAGATATCGAACCCGTGGTGATTCAAACCAAACCTCCAGCGGCAAACGATCATTCGCAGCATCCTGCCCCGACTCGGTAG
- a CDS encoding glycoside hydrolase family 19 protein — MTNASVNHAANSAPSSTASPAPTLDSAKLRTYRDYGISRFEQLLLQLPPQPHDADRFLDRAIRQLTGLPPAPASAHPYHGIYGTTFTMAHYRDGGSDRLRDLLMKQPELHPLDSEIDTLIRLLSDLPARPAGSLPYVRLFILPEDALPQPAPPNTQANYPPAKRQFVTTDQILQIIGSSQLRDRVIAMTPGINATFERFEINTPLRMAHFFGQVLHESGGFRYLREIWGPTDAQRRYEPPSSLARNLGNTQPGDGARYMGRGVIQLTGRSNYAQFSRAMGVDFVANPDLVASPQYAVTAAGWFWQTRNINQHADRDDLIAVTRVVNGGRNGLADRQKYLNRAKQVLGVR, encoded by the coding sequence ATGACTAATGCTTCGGTTAATCACGCGGCCAATTCCGCGCCCAGCAGCACTGCTAGTCCTGCGCCTACGCTTGATAGCGCAAAACTTAGGACGTATCGAGATTATGGAATTAGCCGCTTTGAGCAGCTTTTGCTGCAATTGCCCCCCCAGCCCCATGATGCCGATCGGTTTCTAGATCGGGCGATTCGTCAGCTCACGGGGTTGCCGCCCGCGCCTGCCAGTGCCCATCCCTATCACGGCATCTACGGCACAACGTTCACTATGGCCCATTATCGAGATGGGGGGAGCGATCGCCTGCGGGATTTGCTGATGAAACAGCCAGAACTACACCCGCTGGATAGCGAAATCGACACGCTTATCCGGTTGCTCTCAGATCTGCCTGCCCGCCCCGCTGGAAGCTTACCTTACGTGCGGCTATTTATCTTACCTGAGGACGCACTGCCCCAGCCCGCACCACCCAATACCCAGGCCAACTATCCCCCCGCAAAGCGGCAGTTCGTCACGACAGATCAAATTTTGCAAATCATTGGCTCTAGCCAATTGCGCGATCGCGTAATTGCCATGACCCCCGGCATCAACGCCACCTTCGAGCGGTTTGAAATCAACACCCCCCTGCGAATGGCCCATTTCTTTGGGCAGGTGTTGCACGAAAGCGGTGGCTTCCGCTATCTGCGCGAAATCTGGGGCCCGACAGATGCCCAGCGCCGCTACGAGCCGCCGTCGAGTCTGGCGCGAAATCTGGGCAATACGCAACCGGGCGATGGCGCACGCTATATGGGGCGCGGCGTAATTCAGCTAACGGGTCGCTCCAACTATGCTCAGTTTTCCAGGGCAATGGGGGTTGATTTTGTAGCAAATCCCGATTTGGTTGCGTCGCCGCAGTATGCTGTCACTGCCGCTGGGTGGTTCTGGCAAACCCGCAACATCAACCAACACGCTGACCGCGACGACCTGATTGCTGTCACCCGCGTGGTGAATGGCGGCCGCAACGGTCTAGCCGATCGCCAAAAATACCTGAACCGGGCAAAGCAGGTGCTAGGCGTTCGCTGA
- a CDS encoding aldehyde dehydrogenase family protein, translated as MTQGFGTQDLLIGGDRLPAESGQYTELIDPATGDAWIKVAAATADDVDRAVQVADQVRSPWRKVNSRDRTQLLLKLATLIRENLEPLAQLESRNVGKPIRDARDEVNLAADCFEYYAGAVNKISGQTTPVAAAGTHLTFREPIGVCGLIAPWNFPIAITAWKVAPALAMGNPVVLKPATQTPLTALRLGELALEAGIPPGVFNVVPGAGSVAGEALLRHPLVRKISFTGSTEIGMHVMRTAADDLKRVTLELGGKSANLVFADADLDLAVPKAMWSVLDNAGQDCCARSRLLIQRPVYDEFLHRLTQQFQALQIGPPLDESTEIGTLISTQQRDRVLDYIMLGQQEGATLLCGGTVPTESPLDQGAYLTPALFAHATPNMRIAQEEIFGPVLCAMPFDTEEEAVAIANTSLYGLSGSIWTRDIGRALRVARAIETGVLSINTGHSVHLEAPFGGVKHSGIGRELGLAVLDHYSEWKSVFIAE; from the coding sequence GTGACGCAAGGTTTTGGGACGCAAGATTTATTGATTGGGGGCGATCGCCTCCCCGCCGAGTCAGGGCAATATACCGAACTCATCGATCCCGCCACAGGGGATGCCTGGATTAAAGTCGCCGCAGCCACAGCCGATGATGTCGATCGGGCTGTGCAGGTCGCCGATCAAGTGCGATCGCCTTGGCGTAAGGTTAATAGTCGCGATCGCACCCAACTGTTGCTGAAGTTGGCGACCCTCATCCGCGAAAATTTGGAACCGCTGGCCCAACTGGAAAGCCGCAACGTCGGCAAACCCATCCGCGATGCCCGCGACGAGGTGAACCTGGCCGCAGACTGCTTCGAGTATTACGCTGGAGCCGTGAATAAGATCAGCGGACAGACGACCCCCGTGGCAGCAGCAGGCACCCATCTGACGTTTCGGGAACCCATCGGCGTGTGTGGGCTGATTGCGCCGTGGAACTTTCCCATCGCCATCACCGCCTGGAAGGTTGCGCCTGCTCTGGCAATGGGAAATCCAGTGGTGCTAAAGCCTGCCACCCAAACGCCGCTCACAGCGCTGCGGCTAGGCGAACTGGCGCTGGAAGCAGGCATTCCGCCCGGTGTGTTTAACGTGGTTCCGGGCGCAGGATCGGTGGCGGGCGAGGCGCTGCTGCGGCATCCGCTGGTGCGAAAGATCTCCTTCACTGGCTCGACTGAAATCGGGATGCACGTCATGCGGACAGCGGCAGACGACCTCAAGCGCGTGACGCTGGAACTGGGCGGCAAGTCGGCGAATCTGGTGTTTGCCGATGCAGATCTGGATCTGGCGGTTCCCAAGGCGATGTGGAGCGTGCTGGACAATGCCGGGCAGGACTGCTGTGCGCGATCGCGCCTGTTGATTCAGCGCCCGGTTTACGACGAGTTTTTGCATCGCCTGACGCAGCAATTCCAGGCGCTCCAAATTGGCCCACCGCTCGACGAATCGACAGAAATCGGCACACTGATTTCCACCCAGCAGCGCGATCGCGTGTTGGACTATATCATGCTGGGGCAGCAGGAAGGCGCAACCCTGCTCTGCGGCGGCACAGTGCCCACCGAATCCCCGCTCGACCAGGGCGCGTACCTCACGCCTGCCCTCTTCGCCCACGCCACGCCCAATATGCGAATTGCCCAGGAAGAAATCTTTGGCCCGGTTCTCTGTGCTATGCCATTTGACACAGAAGAAGAAGCCGTGGCGATCGCCAACACCAGTCTCTACGGACTCTCTGGCTCTATCTGGACCCGCGACATCGGCCGCGCCCTCCGTGTTGCCCGCGCCATTGAAACGGGCGTTCTCTCTATCAACACGGGCCACAGCGTCCACCTAGAAGCCCCCTTCGGCGGCGTGAAGCACAGCGGCATTGGTCGCGAACTGGGACTTGCCGTGTTAGATCATTACAGTGAGTGGAAGAGTGTCTTCATTGCAGAGTAG
- a CDS encoding FadR/GntR family transcriptional regulator: MTILHQNETSQQQINSSVSIAPHSTKLLSFNTSRQSADALLRGPKPTVNAFEVTLERLSSAVKMGLYEPGDQLPSEREIADIMGVSRATVREAIRLMTEQGILVARRGRTGGTFVSKHPVPETLQNLRTRLSARGTSVAGILDHRLVVESGVVELAAQRATDEQKWELQALVNAMEQADNHAEYRKLDTRFHLLIAAATQTDRLSSVVADIHAELSDLLTAAPYSKSQCLHANDQHQMIVDAICLGRPDLARLKIQEHILATNSYLNALL, encoded by the coding sequence ATGACTATCCTGCACCAAAACGAAACGTCCCAACAGCAAATAAACTCCTCCGTTTCAATTGCGCCCCACAGCACCAAACTGCTCAGCTTCAACACATCACGACAATCGGCTGATGCCCTCCTGCGAGGCCCAAAGCCAACAGTCAACGCTTTTGAAGTCACTCTAGAGCGGCTCAGTTCAGCCGTAAAGATGGGGCTTTATGAACCCGGCGACCAACTGCCGAGCGAACGGGAAATTGCCGATATTATGGGCGTGAGTCGGGCTACCGTCCGAGAGGCAATTCGCCTGATGACCGAGCAGGGCATTTTGGTAGCGCGTCGGGGGCGCACGGGAGGCACCTTTGTCTCCAAGCACCCGGTGCCCGAAACATTACAAAATCTGCGAACCCGCCTCAGTGCTAGAGGAACCTCCGTCGCTGGAATTTTGGATCATCGGCTAGTCGTAGAGTCGGGTGTGGTAGAACTAGCCGCTCAACGGGCGACCGACGAGCAAAAGTGGGAACTGCAAGCGCTGGTTAACGCAATGGAGCAAGCAGACAACCATGCAGAATATCGCAAGCTAGATACGCGATTTCATCTGCTGATTGCCGCAGCAACCCAGACCGATCGGCTGTCGTCGGTTGTTGCAGATATTCATGCTGAACTGTCGGATTTGCTGACGGCTGCACCCTACAGTAAGTCCCAATGTCTCCATGCTAATGATCAGCACCAGATGATCGTAGATGCAATCTGCCTGGGACGACCCGACCTCGCCCGTCTCAAGATTCAGGAGCATATTTTGGCTACTAACAGTTACTTAAATGCCCTGCTATGA
- a CDS encoding glutamine synthetase family protein, with protein MHSSSRGRLTVETLTQLVQDEQIETILAVFPDLYGRLIGKRITGDFFVNDVLQDGVHACDYLLACDMEMDPVPGYHFTSWASGYGDFRMIPDLSTLRVASWLEKTAIVLCDVYNEEEDVLVEIAPRSLLKTQVERAKSLGYVAKGASELELYVFADSYETARQKNYHDLQPIGSYIEDYHIFQGTKEEFLIGAIRKHLERSGIPVEFSKGEWGPGQQEINLRYADFLEMCDRHILYKHAAKEIAWQNNVAVTFMSKWDERYAGSSMHLHASLWDQEGKIALFPGEEAFGPVHSSPLFRWFLGGWMAHIREIFPFYAPYPTSYKRYVAGSFAPTGIAWSYDNRTAGFRILGHRSSLRLECRAPGADANPYLAFAATLAAGLDGIKNQIEPPPMFEGDVYEARDLPQVPHSLNEAIHELEKSQWARDTFGEATIDHYLHFFKTEQRKFDEVVTSWERARYFERA; from the coding sequence ATGCATTCTTCTTCTCGTGGCCGATTGACTGTCGAAACGCTGACGCAGCTTGTTCAGGATGAACAGATTGAAACTATCCTTGCCGTGTTCCCAGACCTCTACGGACGGCTGATCGGCAAGCGGATTACGGGCGATTTTTTTGTGAACGACGTGCTGCAAGATGGCGTTCACGCCTGCGATTATTTGCTGGCCTGCGACATGGAAATGGACCCGGTTCCGGGATACCACTTCACCAGTTGGGCCAGTGGCTATGGCGACTTTCGCATGATTCCTGACCTGAGTACGCTACGAGTTGCGTCTTGGCTAGAGAAAACAGCGATCGTGCTGTGCGATGTTTACAACGAAGAAGAAGACGTGCTAGTCGAGATTGCGCCGCGCAGCCTGCTGAAGACGCAGGTAGAACGGGCCAAGTCGCTGGGCTATGTTGCCAAAGGGGCATCGGAACTGGAGCTATACGTCTTTGCCGATTCCTACGAAACCGCGCGGCAAAAGAACTATCATGACCTCCAGCCCATCGGCAGCTACATTGAGGATTATCATATCTTCCAGGGCACCAAGGAAGAGTTTCTCATTGGCGCAATCCGCAAGCATTTGGAGCGATCGGGAATTCCTGTCGAGTTCTCCAAGGGCGAATGGGGGCCGGGGCAGCAGGAGATCAACTTGCGCTATGCAGATTTTCTAGAAATGTGCGATCGCCATATTCTCTACAAGCACGCCGCCAAGGAAATTGCCTGGCAAAACAACGTCGCTGTCACGTTTATGTCTAAATGGGACGAGCGCTATGCCGGGTCGAGTATGCACCTGCACGCCAGCCTGTGGGATCAGGAAGGTAAGATCGCGCTGTTCCCCGGTGAGGAAGCCTTCGGCCCGGTGCATAGTTCGCCGCTGTTTCGCTGGTTCCTCGGCGGCTGGATGGCGCATATCCGCGAAATCTTCCCGTTCTACGCGCCCTATCCCACGTCCTACAAGCGCTATGTAGCAGGTTCCTTTGCGCCAACGGGCATTGCCTGGTCCTATGACAACCGCACAGCGGGCTTTCGCATTTTGGGACACCGCTCCTCGCTGCGGCTAGAGTGTCGCGCACCGGGAGCCGATGCCAATCCTTATCTTGCCTTTGCTGCCACCCTCGCGGCTGGACTCGACGGCATCAAAAACCAAATCGAGCCGCCGCCCATGTTTGAGGGCGATGTGTATGAGGCGCGGGATTTGCCGCAGGTGCCCCACAGCCTGAATGAGGCAATTCATGAGCTAGAGAAGAGCCAGTGGGCGCGGGACACCTTTGGCGAAGCCACGATTGACCACTATTTGCATTTCTTCAAGACCGAGCAGCGTAAATTCGACGAAGTGGTGACGAGTTGGGAACGGGCCCGCTATTTTGAACGGGCCTGA